A DNA window from Anas platyrhynchos isolate ZD024472 breed Pekin duck chromosome 33, IASCAAS_PekinDuck_T2T, whole genome shotgun sequence contains the following coding sequences:
- the LOC140000108 gene encoding potassium channel subfamily K member 6-like has protein sequence MATMSPWPPCPQDDHVPISTMSPWPPRPQGHTVAQGGLLLLGTLGLWVLEGGARTLGTPPGTLNASGTPRWDLASAFFFSTTLLTTVGYGPVAPLSPGGKAFCLAYAALGVPFTVLTLAVVARWLSVPVTRWPRRYLRTRWGWSPRGAAGLHLGLLAGAVAGGFVLLPAAALWALGGSGSFLDAVFFCGMAVTTVGLGDAAGAPEGQPPRHLYRVALAAYLLLGVTAALLLLAAFQQLLELHGVSAALRPPPDPPEEDGGLLDEGGQ, from the exons atggccaccatgtctccgtggccaccatgtccccaggatgaccatgtccccatatccaccatgtccccatggccaccacgtccccaaggccacacggtggcccagggggggctgctgctgctgggcaccctggggctctgggtgctggaggggggggcgcggaccctcgggaccccccccgggaccctcaACGCCTCCGGGACCCCGCGGTGGGACCTGGCCTccgccttcttcttctccaccaccCTGCTCACCACTGTGG gctacgGCCCCGTGGCCCCCCTGTCCCCGGGGGGCAAAGCCTTCTGCTTGGCCTACGCGGCGCTGGGCGTCCCCTTCACGGTGTTGACGTTGGCGGTGGTGGCCCGGTGGCTTTCGGTGCCGGTCACCCGGTGGCCCCGGCGCTACCTGAGGACGCGGTGGGGttggagcccccggggggccgccgggctccatttggggctgctggcgggggcggtggcggggggcttcgtgctgctgcctgccgccgccctgtgggccctggggggctccgggagctTCTTGGACGCCGTCTTCTTCTGCGGCATGGCCGTCaccaccgtggggctgggggacgcggcgggggcaccggaggggcagcccccgcgccaCCTCTACCGGGTGGCCTTGGCCG cctacctgctgctgggggtgacggcggcgctgctgctgctggcggccttccagcagctgctggagctgcacggggtcagcgccgcgctgcgcccccccccggacccccccgaggaggacggggggctgctggacgaGGGGGGGCAATAA